From one Physeter macrocephalus isolate SW-GA chromosome 18, ASM283717v5, whole genome shotgun sequence genomic stretch:
- the EIF1B gene encoding eukaryotic translation initiation factor 1b, whose protein sequence is MSTIQNLQSFDPFADATKGDDLLPAGTEDYIHIRIQQRNGRKTLTTVQGIADDYDKKKLVKAFKKKFACNGTVIEHPEYGEVIQLQGDQRKNICQFLLEVGIVKEEQLKVHGF, encoded by the exons ATGTCCACTATCCAGAACCTCCAATCTTTCG ACCCCTTTGCTGATGCAACTAAGGGTGACGACTTACTCCCGGCAGGGACTGAGGATTACATTCATATAAGAATCCAGCAACGGAACGGCAGAAAGACACTGACTACTGTTCAGGGCATTGCAGATGATTATGACAAGAAGAAACTTGTGAAAGCTTTCAAAAAG AAATTTGCCTGTAATGGTACTGTGATTGAACATCCCGAATACGGAGAGGTTATTCAGCTTCAAGGTgaccaaagaaaaaacatttgccAGTTTCTCTTGGAG gtTGGCATTGTCAAGGAGGAACAGCTTAAGGTTCATGGATTCTAA